Proteins encoded in a region of the Vicia villosa cultivar HV-30 ecotype Madison, WI linkage group LG5, Vvil1.0, whole genome shotgun sequence genome:
- the LOC131603942 gene encoding F-box/kelch-repeat protein At3g23880-like translates to MAKSRKKHRKPPARGRRKQPEPATLTSSVVISVPDDFPFDLVEEILCRVSVKQLIQLRCVCKSWNSLISQNSNFANKHLRLSTSNQSRHHLFLKCCQFVNFQSPVSTFFTSTDPTMSRYSLRQILKKGESDRDGGGYVSTCDGILCYKIDTCSAILFNPSIRKFILLPPLKHKINAFYTLVYDRFINNYKVIVLYHNEVYVLTLGTNYWTRIQDFPTHDQLLASSTGIFVNDSVNWLTSHFIVSLHLKKESYQNLSLPVSLPVSNVGFRSSCFDTLGTWKGCLSLLIPMRDTFSDFWIMKEFGKENSWTKLLSIPYMQEWGFFRYTKMLYISEDDQVLLEIFMCRKFKYMLVVYDSINNTFNFPEFQNKIHPITMPEVYVESLISPF, encoded by the coding sequence ATGGCAAAAAGTCGGAAGAAACACCGTAAACCACCAGCGCGTGGACGGCGGAAACAACCTGAACCTGCAACCCTAACATCATCGGTAGTAATATCAGTGCCGGATGATTTTCCGTTCGATTTGGTGGAAGAAATCCTTTGTAGAGTTTCCGTGAAACAACTCATTCAACTCCGTTGCGTCTGTAAGTCATGGAATTCTCTTATCTCTCAAAATTCTAATTTCGCCAACAAACACCTCCGACTGTCAACCTCAAACCAATCCCGCCACCATCTCTTCCTAAAATGTTGTCAGTTTGTTAATTTTCAGTCACCAGTCTCCACTTTCTTCACCTCCACAGACCCTACAATGTCCAGGTACTCTCTAAGACAGATTCTTAAAAAAGGAGAATCTGATCGGGATGGTGGAGGATATGTCTCCACTTGTGACGGCATCCTATGTTATAAGATTGATACTTGTTCAGCTATTTTGTTTAACCCTTCTATTAGAAAATTCATACTATTGCCTCCTTTGAAACACAAAATAAATGCCTTTTATACATTAGTGTATGATCGtttcattaataattataaagtTATTGTTCTTTATCACAATGAAGTCTACGTTCTTACTTTGGGTACAAATTATTGGACAAGGATTCAAGACTTTCCAACTCATGACCAGTTATTGGCTTCATCCACGGGAATATTTGTCAATGACTCTGTTAATTGGTTGACATCACACTTCATTGTTTCTCTTCATTTGAAGAAAGAGTCATATCAAAACCTTTCATTACCAGTCTCATTACCCGTCTCTAATGTTGGATTCAGATCTTCTTGTTTTGATACCTTAGGGACGTGGAAGGGTTGTTTGTCCCTTCTTATTCCCATGAGGGACACTTTTTCTGATTTTTGGATTATGAAAGAATTTGGTAAAGAAAACTCTTGGACTAAATTGTTAAGTATTCCTTACATGCAAGAATGGGGTTTTTTTCGCTATACCAAGATGTTATATATTTCAGAGGATGACCAAGTGTTGTTGGAGATTTTCATGTGTAGGAAATTTAAATATATGTTGGTTGTTTATGATTCCATAAACAATACTTTTAATTTTCCTGAATTTCAAAACAAGATTCATCCTATTACTATGCCTGAAGTCTACGTAGAGAGTTTGATATCACCTTTTTAG
- the LOC131606024 gene encoding succinate dehydrogenase subunit 6, mitochondrial-like has translation MAKDHISTICIHWCWPLSCDEPICKSTTVSKLDTSNEGEDDSFEDPIYKFYGIVLDSKAKDEILQYATVGASLRHFSYTVVASTWMSSLSNSGAGLSLLAGGVFGWTFGHEIVNPSLQLYSMDTLASEAKFLEWWKRKTEGY, from the exons ATGGCAAAAGACCATATCTCTACCATATGCATTCATTGGTGTTGGCCTTTGTCTTGTGATGAGCCTATTTGTAAATCCACCACCGTATCAAAGCTTGATACCTCTAATGAAG gtgaagatgattcatttgaggaTCCTATTTACAAGTTCTACGGGATAGTTTTAGACTCTAAAGCTAAGGATGAAATACTT CAATATGCAACAGTGGGAGCTTCTCTTCGTCATTTTAGTTACACTGTTGTAGCCTCTACATGGATGTCTTCACTCTCAAATTCAG GTGCTGGTCTGTCCTTATTAGCTGGAGGTGTATTTGGATGGACATTTGGGCACGAAATTGTAAATCCTTCCCTTCAACTTTATAGTATGGACACATTGGCTTCTGAGGCTAAGTTTCTGGAGTGGTGGAAAAGGAAGACtgaagggtattga